One part of the Torulaspora delbrueckii CBS 1146 chromosome 8, complete genome genome encodes these proteins:
- the MSL1 gene encoding U2 snRNP complex subunit MSL1 (similar to Saccharomyces cerevisiae MSL1 (YIR009W); ancestral locus Anc_7.165) → MSERQTKKQKLSTSSDGSRSIETDDKLGNQPKHTLYVNNLSDHIDIKRLTTNLYLLFSIYGEVIKITVNPRRQRGQAFITMKNIDESNLAIISLNNEPFFGKPLHVSFSREETINI, encoded by the coding sequence ATGTCTGAACGTCAAACCAAGAAGCAGAAGCTTTCTACGAGTTCGGATGGCTCGCGCAGCATAGAAACGGACGATAAACTTGGGAACCAGCCCAAACATACGCTTTATGTGAACAACTTGAGTGATCACATCGATATCAAGCGTTTAACAACGAACTTGTACCTCCTATTTTCGATCTACGGCGAGGTCATCAAGATAACAGTCAACCCCAGACGTCAGAGGGGTCAGGCATTTATCACTATGAAAAACATTGATGAATCGAATCTGGCAATCATATCCTTGAACAATGAGCCATTTTTCGGCAAACCGCTTCATGTCAGCTTTAGCAGAGAGGAGACTATCAATATTTGA
- the TDEL0H02760 gene encoding HMG-box domain-containing protein (ancestral locus Anc_7.169): MGGYTPLKSMAAIVVPHGGLRLTPKIGRSAELLRLAPVPKAYFHPGVKAMRRAGTIMNNTLTIITFGSLLSSTMQERQSPIFSFPRLTTFHIALPFNTFIYMRIYDYNYIYVNAWPIYDNLPQVLVVTLQQMSDPRTNITLPSIKFLLSSLEGQVEFQTPVPKPSTRAPSGCSCNCKGHSNYIPRPKNAFILYRQHLHQFLFPKDKAMLGSQDSFKTNSLVSREIGRRWRSLSPQEKKHWQDLADNEKELHKEKYPGYKYVPRKLKIGARPKGSQCLGTCDYCTQKKAT, encoded by the coding sequence ATGGGCGGCTATACTCCCCTAAAATCGATGGCAGCCATAGTCGTACCTCACGGCGGGCTCCGACTAACCCCGAAAATCGGCCGTTCCGCGGAGCTGCTCCGCCTCGCGCCCGTCCCTAAGGCTTATTTCCACCCCGGCGTTAAAGCGATGCGCCGAGCGGGAACTATAATGAATAATACACTGACCATTATTACGTTTGGTTCGCTTCTGTCCTCAACAATGCAGGAAAGACAATCACCGATCTTTTCGTTTCCCAGACTTACCACATTCCACATAGCCTTGCCATTCAACACTTTTATATATATGCGCATATATGACTATAATTACATATATGTAAATGCGTGGCCCATATATGATAATCTTCCCCAGGTTCTTGTTGTAACGCTTCAACAGATGTCTGATCCTCGCACAAATATAACATTACCGTCGATCAAATTTCTATTATCCAGCCTCGAAGGTCAGGTGGAATTTCAGACCCCAGTGCCTAAACCTTCTACGAGGGCACCCTCCGGTTGCAGTTGCAACTGTAAGGGCCATTCGAATTATATTCCGCGTCCCAAGAACGCTTTTATTCTCTATAGACAGCATTTACACCAATTTTTATTTCCAAAGGATAAAGCAATGCTAGGATCTCaagattctttcaaaaccaaTAGTCTGGTCTCACGGGAAATTGGTAGACGTTGGAGAAGTTTATCACCTCAGGAAAAGAAGCATTGGCAAGATTTAGCTGATaatgagaaggaattgCATAAGGAAAAGTATCCGGGCTACAAATACGTACCAAGAAAACTAAAGATCGGTGCACGCCCCAAAGGCTCACAATGCCTTGGTACTTGTGACTATTGCACTCAAAAGAAGGCTACTTGA
- the DUT1 gene encoding bifunctional dITP/dUTP diphosphatase (similar to Saccharomyces cerevisiae DUT1 (YBR252W); ancestral locus Anc_7.173), whose amino-acid sequence MSHLPNALKVQLRSPDAKAPTKGSITAAGYDIYASQHTVIPAHGQGLASTDISFTVPFGTYGRIAPRSGLAVKHGIQTGAGVVDRDYTGEVKVVLFNHSNKDFEINKGDRVAQLILEKIVDDAEVVVVNNLEETARGINGFGSTGK is encoded by the coding sequence ATGTCTCATCTTCCAAACGCTCTAAAAGTACAATTACGGTCCCCAGATGCCAAGGCCCCAACTAAGGGCTCGATAACCGCAGCCGGATATGATATTTACGCTTCACAGCATACTGTAATCCCAGCTCATGGTCAAGGTTTAGCTTCTACAGATATCTCATTCACCGTACCATTTGGTACTTACGGTAGAATTGCCCCCAGATCTGGTCTAGCAGTCAAACATGGGATTCAAACCGGCGCTGGAGTGGTCGATAGGGACTACACTGGTGAAGTCAAAGTCGTGCTTTTTAACCATTCTAACAAGGATTTCGAGATTAACAAAGGTGATAGAGTAGCGCAATTGATCCTCGAGAAGATCGTCGACGATGCAGAAGTGGTGGTAGTCAATAATCTAGAGGAAACTGCAAGAGGTATCAATGGGTTCGGTAGCACTGGTAAATAG
- the MRPS5 gene encoding mitochondrial 37S ribosomal protein uS5m (similar to Saccharomyces cerevisiae MRPS5 (YBR251W); ancestral locus Anc_7.170) gives MFRRHFSTGLRCLQHYDDQLLSKYYPKELLRSIQMAQDVIPASTNFKVSHNVEFAPSYLDDFSKIDSYWDYKPGMPHVHSQRDELVQNAIYDWNVTQQPLPGTGHVLPPGVSLPTTGGRSSKTLDVARGLQRQTGVDIDYITRKLVMKPLVMKRVSNQTGKGKIPSFYALVVVGDRHGMVGLGSGKSRDEMSKAISKAHWDAIRNLKEIHRYENRTIFADIDYRYHGVKLHLRSAKPGFGLRVNHIIFEICECAGIKDLSGKVYKSRNEMNIAKGTIEALVGAQKTLDEIALGRGKKIADVRKVYYSA, from the coding sequence ATGTTTAGGAGACATTTTTCCACTGGATTGCGTTGTTTACAACATTATGATGACCAGTTACTCTCTAAGTACTATCCGAAAGAACTGCTTAGGTCGATACAGATGGCACAGGACGTGATACCGGCCTCGACGAATTTTAAAGTATCACACAACGTTGAATTTGCACCTTCGTATTTGGACGATTTCAGTAAGATCGACTCGTATTGGGATTATAAACCCGGTATGCCCCATGTGCATTCTCAACGGGATGAATTGGTTCAGAATGCTATTTACGATTGGAATGTAACTCAACAACCGCTTCCCGGAACAGGTCATGTCCTACCCCCAGGTGTATCACTTCCTACCACTGGAGGTCGTTCGTCGAAGACTTTGGATGTTGCTAGAGGGTTGCAGAGACAAACAGGGGTCGATATCGACTATATTACTAGGAAATTGGTAATGAAGCCActggtgatgaagaggGTATCAAACCAGACCGGTAAGGGTAAGATTCCTTCGTTTTACGCACTAGTGGTTGTTGGAGATCGTCATGGTATGGTTGGTCTTGGATCGGGTAAATCGAGAGACGAAATGTCCAAGGCTATTTCCAAAGCTCATTGGGATGCTATCAGAAACCTAAAGGAGATTCATCGTTATGAGAACAGAACAATCTTTGCAGACATAGATTATCGTTATCACGGTGTGAAACTGCATTTAAGAAGTGCCAAACCTGGTTTTGGGCTCAGAGTGAACCatatcatctttgaaatttgcGAGTGTGCTGGGATTAAAGATCTCAGTGGGAAAGTTTACAAGTCAAGAAACGAAATGAATATTGCCAAGGGAACCATTGAAGCCCTCGTTGGGGCTCAAAAGACCTTGGATGAGATTGCTCTCGGCAGAGGTAAGAAGATTGCAGATGTGAGGAAAGTTTACTACTCTGCTTAG
- the FAA2 gene encoding medium-chain fatty acid-CoA ligase FAA2 (similar to Saccharomyces cerevisiae FAA2 (YER015W); ancestral locus Anc_7.166): protein MESTCSLAELVETDPRYRPLKEKLAGYEPGSDQYLSCLMDLCPLTECPDYQTYVRKQAAPVPGSQNDGYSPIYRNTLSPDRLLSCFDRKLATIYHHFLFSVRRWPNHDCLGFRPYDEESGKFLDYYQFWSFEEVERRSRRIGAGILSLVNVKRRKSLGCNDFIVAILSHNKPEWMLVDLGCQAYSLANTALYETLGVDTSHYIMNLTESPVLLFAKVNMSKVIEMLPNLKYVNTLVCLEDIEDDELRLFNESLFPMAKNSRDETISLFSLKQVERIGKMNEIPVIPPAPDTLYTISFTSGTTGQPKGVEMTHGHCAAGIAFTFSSIVLPEDAKTRQLHNMCFLPLAHIFQRMIVSFGLSMGIGLGFMHSSDPAVLVEDLKILKPDIIGLVPRILTRIETGIKISLQQSASKKFIANSILSAKKARLAAQDGEDHSLMNRLVYHPILNDKIRSSLGFDNGAMIITGSAPISPGTLKFLRTALDIGVRQGYGLTETFAGICLSEAHEKDPGSCGAIGVSVECRLKSVPEMGYDSSDLKGELQLRGPQIFNRYYKRPEETAEALDENLWFSTGDIASIDRRGRLSVIDRVKNFFKLSQGEYIAPEKIENVYLSSSPLITQAFVYGDSYKSYLVGILGIEIASVQKILGLKHPEVNGLPPSKLIEVINISKPLKKSFLLTINKYARNLQGFEKLHNVYVAIEPLKMEDEVITPTLKIKRAIASKHFKSILNNLYEEGSIIKEPKL, encoded by the coding sequence ATGGAGAGTACTTGTTCTTTAGCGGAGCTAGTAGAGACTGATCCCAGGTACAGGCCATTGAAGGAAAAATTGGCTGGGTATGAGCCGGGATCTGACCAATATTTGTCCTGTTTGATGGACCTGTGTCCGCTAACGGAGTGCCCAGATTATCAAACTTATGTGAGGAAACAGGCTGCACCCGTCCCAGGATCGCAGAATGACGGTTATAGTCCAATCTATAGAAATACGCTTTCTCCAGACCGTTTACTTTCGTGTTTCGATCGGAAATTGGCTACaatttatcatcattttttgtTTTCTGTGAGAAGATGGCCTAATCATGATTGTCTGGGGTTTAGACCTTATGATGAGGAATCAGGAAAATTCTTGGATTATTATCAATTTTggtcatttgaagaagtggagAGGAGAAGTCGTCGCATAGGTGCCGGTATCCTGTCTCTTGTTAACGTCAAGAGACGGAAATCTTTGGGTTGTAACGATTTCATCGTGGCAATTCTCTCGCACAATAAGCCAGAGTGGATGTTGGTAGATCTCGGTTGCCAAGCATATTCTTTGGCTAATACTGCACTTTATGAGACCCTAGGGGTCGATACTTCTCATTATATCATGAATTTAACAGAATCGCCAGTTTTACTTTTTGCTAAAGTGAATATGAGCAAAGTCATTGAGATGCTTCCAAATTTAAAATACGTCAACACTTTGGTATGTCTCGAagatattgaggatgatgaactACGGTTGTTTAACGAATCATTATTTCCAATGGCTAAAAACTCCAGGGACGAAACCATCAGTTTGTTCTCGTTGAAACAGGTTGAACGTATTGGCAAGATGAACGAGATACCAGTGATTCCACCCGCCCCCGACACATTGTACACAATCTCTTTTACTTCTGGTACTACGGGTCAACCAAAGGGTGTGGAGATGACTCACGGGCACTGTGCTGCCGGTATTGCCTTCACTTTTTCATCGATTGTTTTGCCCGAGGATGCAAAGACGAGGCAATTGCATAACATGTGCTTTCTACCTTTGGCGCATATTTTCCAAAGAATGATCGTTTCCTTTGGCCTTTCAATGGGTATCGGTCTAGGGTTTATGCACTCTTCTGATCCCGCAGTCCTGGtagaggatttgaaaattttaaaACCAGATATTATAGGCCTGGTACCACGGATATTGACAAGGATCGAAACTGGTATCAAGATTTCCTTGCAGCAGTCCGCCAGTAAGAAGTTCATTGCCAACAGTATTTTGAGTGCCAAGAAAGCACGTCTTGCAGCCCAAGATGGTGAAGATCACTCTCTCATGAATAGGCTTGTTTACCATCCAATACTAAACGACAAGATTCGTTCGTCACTTGGTTTTGATAACGGAGCAATGATTATCACAGGTTCTGCCCCAATATCACCCGGTACTCTGAAATTTCTAAGAACTGCCCTCGACATCGGTGTAAGACAAGGCTACGGTTTGACCGAAACTTTTGCTGGTATATGTCTGAGTGAAGCTCACGAAAAAGATCCCGGTTCCTGCGGTGCAATCGGTGTCAGCGTAGAATGCCGTTTAAAATCTGTACCAGAGATGGGGTACGATTCATCtgatttgaaaggtgaGCTACAATTGCGTGGCCcacaaattttcaatagGTACTACAAGAGGCCAGAAGAAACTGCAGAAGCGCTTGATGAGAACTTATGGTTCTCCACCGGTGACATTGCCTCCATAGATCGCCGTGGCCGTCTAAGTGTCATTGATCGggtcaagaatttctttAAATTATCACAAGGAGAGTACATCGCTCCCGAGAAAATCGAAAATGTATACCTATCGTCGTCTCCACTGATTACACAGGCATTTGTCTACGGCGATTCTTACAAGTCATACCTTGTCGGTATTTTAGGTATCGAAATCGCCTCAGTTCAAAAGATATTGGGCCTTAAACACCCAGAGGTAAACGGCTTGCCACCAAGCAAGCTCATCGAGGTAATAAACATTAGCAAACCTCTCAAAAAAAGTTTCCTGTTGACCATTAACAAGTACGCTCGGAATTTGCAAggatttgagaaacttcaCAACGTCTATGTCGCAATCGAGCCACTCAAAATGGAGGACGAAGTTATCACACCGACATTAAAGATCAAGCGTGCGATTGCTTCAAAACATTTCAAATCGATCCTCAATAATTTATACGAGGAGGGTTCTATAATAAAAGAACCCAAGCTCTAA
- the BIM1 gene encoding microtubule-binding protein BIM1 (similar to Saccharomyces cerevisiae BIM1 (YER016W); ancestral locus Anc_7.167) has protein sequence MSGIGESRTELLNWLNDLLKLNYRKIEECGMGAAYCQIMDSIYGDLPMHRVKFNATAEYEFQTNYKVLQSCFTKHHIEKTVYVEKLIRCRFQDNLEFLQWLKRFWMQNKDDTPYDAEARRKYRAVSSGPGSNNSTISVTKRKTSGFSNTSSSSTGANTANNITTRTSYGARRVSNEQVLGLQAELAQAQGSVASLNREVNTYKEAMNIMERERNFYFGKLRDIEILVQSTQDLIKEGVYNTGNADLSKLLNKVQQILYATEEGFEVSRDEVERNLEDNEILNEPGLSNFAEGIQQDRPEHNLITDEETF, from the coding sequence ATGAGCGGCATTGGAGAGTCTCGTACGGAGCTTCTAAACTGGTTAAATGACCTTCTGAAGCTGAATTACAGAAAGATCGAGGAATGTGGTATGGGGGCAGCGTATTGCCAAATAATGGATTCGATCTATGGAGACCTTCCGATGCACAGAGTCAAGTTCAATGCTACAGCGGAATACGAGTTTCAAACAAATTATAAAGTTTTGCAGAGTTGTTTCACGAAACACCATATCGAAAAGACTGTCTATGTCGAGAAATTGATCAGATGTAGATTCCAAGATAACCTGGAGTTTTTACAGTGgctcaaaagattttggaTGCAGAATAAGGACGATACGCCGTACGATGCAGAAGCTAGGAGGAAATATAGGGCGGTTTCTAGCGGTCCAGGCTCTAACAACAGTACAATAAGTGTGACAAAGAGAAAGACTAGCGGATTCTCAAACACATCGTCATCCAGTACCGGAGCAAACACTGCTAATAACATCACGACAAGGACCTCATATGGGGCCAGAAGAGTCTCGAATGAGCAGGTGCTTGGACTGCAGGCAGAATTAGCACAAGCACAGGGGAGTGTAGCGAGCTTGAACAGAGAAGTTAATACGTATAAAGAGGCTATGAATATTATGGAACGGGAGCGTAACTTTTACTTTGGTAAACTACGTGACATCGAGATTTTGGTGCAATCGACACAGGATCTCATTAAAGAGGGCGTTTATAACACGGGGAATGCCGACTTGAGTAAGCTCCTGAACAAAGTCCAACAAATCCTGTATGCTACAGAGGAAGGTTTTGAAGTGAGTCGAGATGAAGTTGAGAGAAATTTAGAAGACAACgagattttgaatgagcCTGGGCTTTCAAATTTCGCTGAGGGCATTCAACAAGACAGGCCTGAACATAATCTAATAACAGATGAGGAAACCTTTTAA
- the SRB6 gene encoding Srb6p (similar to Saccharomyces cerevisiae SRB6 (YBR253W); ancestral locus Anc_7.174), with the protein MSNQGLYGKLDQTCDVLSTKLIELVKLSSIDGPEGDGSDAALSEASIATTGVMLVNSQTMQLIKRVQDLFILTRSIREKWLLNQIPERSTQQGVGPAELEQLLDQCMQQIAGDTDVELNRPLG; encoded by the coding sequence ATGAGTAATCAGGGGCTGTATGGGAAACTGGACCAGACATGCGATGTTCTGTCTACCAAACTAATCGAACTCGTTAAATTGTCATCAATCGACGGGCCCGAGGGCGACGGTTCTGACGCTGCACTCTCAGAGGCCTCGATTGCCACTACGGGGGTCATGTTGGTCAACAGTCAGACCATGCAGTTGATCAAGCGTGTGCAGGACCTATTTATCCTAACAAGAAGTATCCGCGAGAAATGGTTGCTGAATCAGATCCCAGAACGGTCCACACAACAGGGCGTAGGCCCAGCAGAACTCGAGCAATTGCTCGACCAGTGTATGCAGCAGATCGCTGGTGATACGGATGTCGAATTGAACAGGCCATTGGGCtga
- the AFG3 gene encoding AAA family ATPase AFG3 (similar to Saccharomyces cerevisiae AFG3 (YER017C); ancestral locus Anc_7.168), whose product MGLLVFPETCCHISTTSESHIKIHCEASAVQAGIPLYFSNIQRFQRTSKGGKGAKGRQKKQDKKDEPEFKNLGEYFKSKEFAKTIYLTVGSIFLLNLISSSNPNENPETDALTFQEFKTKYLEKGLVKKLYVVNKFLVEAELLPQAVPENKAQTGLFGSFSSPTVVAFTIGSVDTFEEQMDQLQDKLKISPDDRIPITYVDRASVFQYLLPFLPTIILLGGLYFITRKVNGGASGGAGGGGPFGGMFGVGKSKAKLFNKETDIKVQFKDVAGCNEAKQEIMEFVHFLKNPDKYTALGAKIPRGAILSGPPGTGKTLLAKATAGEAGVPFLSVSGSEFVEMFVGVGASRVRDLFEQGRKMAPSIIFVDEIDAIGKERGKGGAMGGSNDEREATLNQLLVEMDGFSTTDQVVVLAGTNRPDVLDSALMRPGRFDRHIQIDAPDVEGRKAIYLVHMRKLNLDKRFTTLQSEREELAGKLAALTPGFAGADIANACNEAALIAARHNDPCIELHHFEQAIERVIAGLEKKSKVLSPQEKKTVAYHEAGHAVCGWYLQYADPLLKVSIIPRGQGALGYAQYLPPDQYLISEEQFHHRMIMALGGRVSEELHFPSVTSGAHDDFKKVTQMANSMVTALGMSRKVGYVSYDENDGGFQVNKPFSDKTARTIDLEVKKIVNEAHAKCKKLLTENLEKVDKVAKELLTKEAITREDMIRLLGPRPFPERNEAFEKYLDPKYDKKIDDTAPATN is encoded by the coding sequence ATGGGCCTGCTCGTTTTTCCGGAGACGTGCTGCCACATCTCTACTACGTCCGAGTCTCACATCAAGATTCATTGTGAAGCCTCTGCCGTTCAAGCGGGCATTCCATTATACTTCTCGAACATTCAaagattccaaagaacCTCCAAAGGAGGAAAAGGAGCAAAAGGACGACAAAAAAAGCAGgataagaaagatgaaccCGAGTTTAAGAATCTGGGtgaatatttcaaatcaaaagaattCGCCAAGACCATTTATTTGACTGTCGGGTCTATCTTTTTGCTGAACCTAATCAGCAGTTCAAACCCAAATGAAAATCCAGAAACTGACGCTCTCACTTTCCAAGAATTTAAAACAAAATATCTCGAAAAGGGTCTTgtgaagaaactttatGTGGTGAACAAATTTTTGGTAGAAGCAGAACTGCTTCCCCAAGCGGTACCTGAAAACAAAGCCCAAACAGGGTTGTTTGGCTCCTTCTCTAGTCCCACGGTCGTTGCATTCACAATCGGTTCAGTAgacacttttgaagaacaaatggACCAACTACAGGAtaagttgaagatttctCCTGACGATAGAATTCCAATTACATACGTCGATCGTGCCTCAGTGTTCCAATACCTCCTACCTTTCCTTCCAACGATCATCCTACTAGGAGGCCTATATTTCATCACAAGAAAAGTTAACGGCGGTGCCAGTGGTGGTGCCGGTGGTGGGGGCCCATTTGGGGGGATGTTTGGCGTAGGTAAATCCAAGGCCAAATTATTCAACAAGGAAACAGATATTAAGGTGCAATTTAAAGACGTTGCAGGTTGTAACGAAGCCAAGCAGGAGATTATGGAATTTgttcatttcttgaagaaccCTGACAAATACACAGCACTCGGGGCCAAGATTCCTCGTGGTGCCATCTTATCGGGTCCACCTGGTACAGGTAAGACTTTGTTGGCAAAGGCAACCGCAGGTGAAGCAGGTGTACCATTTTTGTCTGTCTCTGGTTCTGAATTCGTAGAAATGTTTGTCGGTGTGGGTGCTTCTAGAGTTCGTGATCTTTTCGAACAAGGTAGAAAAATGGCACCTTCAATCATCTTCgttgatgaaatcgatgCCATCGGTAAGGAAAGAGGTAAAGGTGGTGCCATGGGTGGTTCTAACGATGAAAGGGAAGCCactttgaatcaattgTTAGTCGAAATGGACGGTTTTAGCACTACTGACCAAGTGGTGGTACTAGCCGGTACTAACAGACCTGATGTTCTGGATTCGGCTTTGATGAGACCCGGTAGGTTCGATAGACACATTCAAATCGATGCTCCCGATGTCgaaggaagaaaagctATCTATTTGGTTCACATGAGGAAATTAAACTTGGACAAGCGCTTTACTACTTTACAGTCCGAACGTGAAGAATTGGCAGGTAAACTTGCTGCTTTAACTCCAGGGTTTGCCGGTGCTGACATCGCCAACGCTTGTAATGAAGCAGCTTTGATAGCCGCAAGACACAACGATCCTTGCATTGAGTTACATCATTTCGaacaagcaattgaaagagTCATTGCTGGTTTAgagaaaaaatcaaaggtCTTATCACCAcaggagaagaaaaccgTCGCCTACCATGAAGCAGGTCATGCGGTATGTGGCTGGTACTTACAATACGCAGATCCACTGCTGAAAGTCAGTATCATACCTCGTGGTCAAGGTGCTCTCGGGTATGCCCAGTACTTACCACCTGATCAATACTTAATCAGTGAGGAACAATTCCATCATAGAATGATCATGGCCCTTGGAGGTAGAGTCTCTGAAGAATTACATTTCCCCTCGGTGACAAGTGGTGCACATGATGATTTTAAGAAAGTTACTCAAATGGCAAACTCTATGGTGACCGCTCTGGGGATGTCTCGAAAAGTTGGATACGTCTCATACGATGAAAACGACGGTGGTTTCCAAGTCAATAAACCTTTTAGTGACAAAACTGCAAGAACGATCGATCTAGAAGTTAAAAAAATAGTCAATGAGGCACACGCTAAATGTAAGAAATTGCTTACTGAAAACTTGGAGAAAGTTGACAAAGTGGCTAAAGAATTGTTAACCAAAGAGGCAATCACACGAGAAGATATGATAAGGTTACTTGGTCCAAGGCCTTTCCCAGAGAGGAAcgaagcttttgaaaagtattTGGATCCAAAGTACGATAAAAAAATAGACGATACGGCGCCAGCAACAAATTAA
- the HEM14 gene encoding oxygen-dependent protoporphyrinogen oxidase (similar to Saccharomyces cerevisiae HEM14 (YER014W); ancestral locus Anc_7.164) — MLSPLTKLPTNAKVAVVGSGVAGLMFTYFLGKLRPDVTIHLIESQKRTGGWIKSLDTKDKNNEPVMLEQGPRTLRGVSDGTVLIVDTLKDLNQQSIVQCISANAEANRKFLLDPNDKLAQVPNSPATAIEFLCNPLGKGLITGFLGEPFRRPPSHPGQDESVSSFIKRRFGSDYIGNNILSAVFHGIYGDDIDNMSAKRTVRKLFDLETKYGSIMKGFYNSKSDPNEKHQLSQLLSDYQRAFNKDEAELKGLSTKLHKYPMLGLKGGLEMFPHLVRQSLNKLSNVNLISGEKVIKINQGKEQEGLSVQLSQGKSLTGLNHVRLTPTPARISPMIDNEQLAKEFAKIKANSILLVNFYLPKKDAIARKYHGFGYLCPKSSKNPQGLLGVIFDSVIERSFQPLFQNMDANQKSSSPEQYTKLTAMLGGHYLNHHSSETVPSQELTIRAVKDSLNTHLGISSQDLEDGMWAFTVAEKCLPRFSVGYDAWQASVEQELQKAYKGTVSVGGMGFAKGPGVPDVIADGLQDAIKLA, encoded by the coding sequence ATGTTAAGCCCGCTTACAAAGTTACCGACTAATGCCAAAGTGGCAGTCGTTGGAAGTGGTGTTGCCGGCCTGATGTTCACTTATTTCCTAGGTAAACTAAGGCCTGATGTGACAATCCACTTGATAGAGTCTCAAAAAAGAACTGGTGGATGGATCAAATCCTTGGATACCAAGGATAAGAATAATGAACCAGTGATGTTAGAGCAGGGTCCTCGTACGCTTAGAGGCGTCTCCGACGGAACAGTTCTTATTGTCGATACCTTGAAGGATCTCAATCAACAATCAATTGTACAATGCATCAGTGCGAATGCAGAGGCCAATAGGAAGTTTCTGTTAGACCCAAATGACAAGTTGGCTCAAGTTCCCAATTCCCCAGCGACCGCTATAGAGTTTCTATGCAATCCTCTCGGCAAGGGACTCATCACTGGTTTCCTAGGCGAACCTTTCAGAAGGCCTCCGAGCCACCCAGGCCAGGATGAGAGTGTTAGCTCATTTATCAAGAGGCGATTTGGAAGTGATTATATTGGTAATAATATATTAAGTGCTGTCTTCCATGGAATATATGGGGACGATATCGACAACATGAGTGCCAAAAGGACCGTGAGgaaattgtttgatttgGAGACTAAGTACGGTTCGATTATGAAAGGTTTTTACAACAGTAAATCTGATCCTAATGAGAAACATCAATTGAGTCAGCTACTAAGCGACTACCAACGAGCATTCAATAAGGATGAGGCCGAGTTGAAGGGACTTTCCACTAAATTGCACAAGTATCCCATGCTAGGCCTGAAGGGAGGTCTGGAGATGTTTCCGCATCTCGTCAGACAAAGCTTGAACAAACTATCAAACGTGAATTTGATAAGCGGCGAAAAAGTTATCAAGATCAACCAAGGCAAAGAACAGGAGGGACTCAGCGTGCAGTTGTCACAGGGAAAGTCTCTCACCGGCCTCAACCATGTCAGATTGACCCCAACTCCAGCGCGAATCTCACCAATGATTGACAACGAACAACTGGCCAAGgaatttgccaagatcAAGGCAAATAGTATATTACTTGTGAATTTTTACCTGCCCAAAAAAGACGCCATAGCTAGGAAATACCATGGCTTCGGCTATCTTTGTCCCAAATCAAGCAAAAACCCTCAAGGACTACTCGGTGTCATCTTCGACTCTGTCATCGAAAGAAGTTTTCAGCCGCTATTCCAGAATATGGATGCAAACCagaaatcatcttcacccGAACAGTATACAAAGCTTACCGCTATGCTAGGGGGGCACTACTTGAATCACCATTCGTCAGAGACAGTACCGTCTCAAGAGCTTACCATCCGCGCAGTAAAAGACTCACTTAACACCCACTTAGGAATCTCATCTCAGGACCTTGAAGACGGTATGTGGGCATTTACCGTCGCTGAAAAGTGTCTCCCTCGCTTCTCAGTCGGGTACGACGCTTGGCAGGCTTCGGTCGAGCAAGAACTTCAGAAAGCATACAAAGGAACCGTCTCAGTGGGCGGAATGGGCTTTGCTAAGGGACCTGGAGTTCCCGACGTCATCGCTGATGGTTTACAGGACGCCATCAAGCTAGCATAG